The Petrotoga sp. 9PW.55.5.1 genome contains the following window.
ATAAAGGGCATCAATATATATTAAAAAACGCTTTGGAACTATCTCAAAATTTAAAATTAGCACCATTGATTATAATGTTTAAATACCCTGCAGAAAAGTATATTGGAGGCTTCGAAGGTTTAATATTACCAAGTTGGAGAAGAAAAGATATTTGTGAAAAAATGGGTTTTAAAGTTTTAATAAAGGATCTTCAAGAAGTATGGGGAGTTCCTCATCAGGAGTATTTAGATAATCTAATAAAAATGGGGGTTAAAGGTTTTGTCTGTGGAGAAGATTTTACATTTGGAAAAGATGCATATGGAAATGTAGATTATTTAAAAACAGTAGGGAGAAATAAAGGATTGGTTGTAAAAGTATTGAATGATTTAAAAAAATATGGAAATAGAGTAAGTTCGTCAGCAATAAAAAGAGAGATAAAATTGGGGAATATTCCTAATGCAAATGAAATGCTTGGAAGACCATGGACTTTAGAAGGTAAGGTTTATGAGGACAGACATTTAGGTTTTAAATTAGGATTTCCAACAGCAAATATCGATATATCAGAAAGAGAAGAAATTTTATTACCAAAATATGGAGTATATTTGGTCAAAGGGCAAATTAAAGGTCAGTCAGGAACCTTGTGGGGTTTGATGAACGTGGGATTGAGGCCAACTTTTATAGAAGAGAAAAAGGAACCAAAAGTGGAAGTGTATTTCTTAGATTTTTTTGGTGACCTATACGGAAATTATATTATTATAGAAGTTTTAGAGTTTATTAGGGAAGAGGTAAAATTTGAAAACGAAAAACAATTGATTAGAGCAATGGAAAAAGACGAAGATTACGCAAGAAAAATCATACAAAAACATTATTTGTAATTGTTATTAATAAAAAGGGGGAATTACTTTGCCTAACTGGGATTTAACTTTCTTTTATTCTTCGCCAGAAGATAAGAAAATAAAAAGAGATTTTGAAGAAAGCTTGAAACTTACAAAAGATCTCAAAAAAAATTATTACCATAAACTTTCAGATCCTTCTTTAACACCTGAAGAAATGAAAAATTTCTTTTTGGAGCTTGAAGAAATTTTTAAAAAGAATTATTTCGCTTCTCAATATTGTAATTTATTTTATGCCTCTAACACACAAAATGAAACCGCCCAAAAACTTTTTCAGATGAGTATGGATTATAATTCAAAATTAGATGTGGAGAGTTCTTTTTGGAAACCCGTATTACTAAAACAGGGTGAGAAAAAATTAGAGGAATTTTTAGCATCAGAAATTCTAAAGGATTACACTCACGTTATAGAAAAACTTATAAAATCAAAGCAACATGTATTAAGTGAAGACGCTGAAAAAGTATTAGCAGCAATGTATAATTCTTCTAGAGGCGGATTCGAAGATCTGTATGAGAGATTGGTTAGTTCTTATGAATTTGAGTTAGAAATAGATGGCATTACTCAAAAATTAACTGATCCTCAAATAAGATCTTTAAGAAGAAGACCAGAAGCTAGATTAAGAAGAGAAGCCATGAAAACTTTTTTTTCAAGGTATGACCAAGATAAAATAGTTTTCGAAAAAACCTATAACTCCATTGTGAAAAATTATGACACAGAAGCGTCGCTACGTAACTTTCGCGAGCCTATATCTATGAGAAATTTGGCAAATGAGGTCGAGGACGATATAGTAAAAACGGTAATTGATGTAACTACTGAAAGAACCTATATGGTTCATAAATATTACAAATGGAAAGGGAAAAAATTAGGCATAGAGCAAACACTTGCCGACATTTATGCTCCACTTGAAAAGATTCAAAAAAAGTATTCTTTTGATGAGGCGAAAGCTATTGTGCTTGAATCATATTATGAATTTGATGAGGAAGTAGGAGAGATAGTAGAATCATTTTTCAAAGAAAATAGGATAGATTCTGATATAAGGAAAGGCAAGAGAGGTGGAGCTTTTGCTTCTTATGCTATTCCCAACAGAAAACCTTTTATATTATTAAATTATACAGGAAATCTTTCTGATGTAGGTACTTTAGCTCATGAATTGGGTCATGGTGTTCATGGGACTTTATCTTCTCAGCAAAACATTTGGAATTATCATACGCCTCTAACAATGGCTGAAGTTGCTTCTGTATTTGGTGAAATGCTTGTTATTGATAAGCTACTTCCAACCCTTTCAAAAGAAGAAAAAGTTGCATTTATCGCTTCAAAAGTTGAAGAAATGTTTGCAACTATGTTCAGACAAAATATGATTGGAAGATTTGAAATAACTTCTCACCAATTAATTGGTGAAAATGGTAGTGCAAATTGGAAAGAGTTAGCAAACGTATATCGAGAAGAACTGAAAATAATGTTTGGAGATTCTGTTAAAATTCCTGATGAATACTGTTATGAATGGGCTACTATTCCTCATATTTTTAGTACACCTTTTTATGTATACGCTTATAATTTTGCCAATCTTTTAGTACTTGCAATTTTCGAAAAATATAAACAAGAGGGAAAAGTATTTGTTCCAAAATACAAAGAGTTATTAAAAAGCGGAAGTTCTGATTCGCCTCAAAAGTTATTAGAAAAAATAGGTATAAACATAAAAGAAAGAAAATTCTGGGAAAATGGTTTTAATTATATAGAAAGAGAATTTATAAATAAATTATCATAAGGTTATGGAGGAATTGTTTTGAAAGTTCAGAGAGTTGAAACTAGTGGTGAATTGATGACTAACACTTACATTATTAATGAAGATACTATTATAGATCCAGGTGAAGGTATAGGAGAGTATATTCCAAAAGATAAAGAAGTTGTAGTTTTACTAACTCATGCTCATTATGACCATATTCTTGGATTATCTGAATTAAATGTAAAACAATTGTATGTGCATCCTTTAGATGTTGAGATTTTAAAAGATCCTATAAAAAATTTTTCTTATTATGTAAAAAAACCGTTTTCATGGAACAATGGTTGGGAAGATATTACAGAAACTTTTGAAGTGATTCACACACCCGGACATACGCCTGGTTCTTGCGTTATTCATTTAGAAAATTATTTATTTACTGGAGACACATTATTTTATGATTCAATTGGGAGAGTAGACCTAGAAGGAGGATCTTTTCAAGATATGAAAAAGTCCCTAAAGATATTAAAAGATTATCTACTAACACTACCTAAAGATACCATAATTGCACCAGGGCATATGGCTTTAGGGAAAATAAGCGATGTGATGGAATTCAATTCATATCTGAAATAATTTTTGGAATATACGGTTTAATAATTCCGGGAGGGAGTATTATGACAAAAGATGAATTATTGGAAGAGGTTAAAAAGCAAGGAATAAAGTACATTAGATTACAAATTACAGACATTAACGGAACGTTGAAAAATGTGGAAATACCGTCAACTCAGTTAGAGTCATCTTTAAATTATGGAACAATGTTTGACGGTTCTTCTATCGAGGGCTTAGTAAGAATAAATGAATCCGATATGTTGTTAAAACCAGATATAGAAACATTTACCGTACTACCTTGGACAGTTGAAAGAGAAAAAGTAGGACGGTTTATATGTGATATTTATACTCCAGAAGGAACTCATTTCATTGGGGATCCAAGATATGTTTTAAAAAAAGTAATCAATGAAATGAAGGAATTTGGTTACTCCCCATATGCTGGACCCGAACCAGAATTTTTTATTCTTCCAAGAGACGAAAAAAGTCGTGATCCTTTGCTAATTCCACTAGATAAAGGAGGATATTTTGATTTACTTCCTATCGATTTGGGTGAGCGAGTTAGAAAGAGCATGGTAGAAACCTTGCAAGGAATGGGGATAAAGGTAGAAGCTGCCCACCATGAAGTTGCTAATTCACAACATGAAATAGATTTTAGATATGATTATGCATTAAAAACTGCCGATAATATACAAACATTCAAATTGGTTGTTAGAACAATTGCTCTTCTCAATGGATTATGGGCAACATTCATGCCAAAACCTTTTTTTGGAATGAATGGTTCAGGTATGCATACTCATTTAAGTATTTTTAAAGAAGGTATCAATATTTTTTATGATAAAAATAAGCCTTATGAAATTAGTGACGAAATGAAATGGTTTATTGGAGGATTATTTCAACATATTGATGCTATAACAGCTTTAGCTAATCCTACAATAAACTCGTATAAAAGATTAGTACCAGGTTATGAAGCGCCTGTAAATGTTGCTTGGTCTGTTGTAAATAGAAGTGCTTTGGTAAGAATACCAATGACCAGAGGAGATGGGACAAGGTTGGAACTAAGGTCTCCAGATCCAACAGCAAATCCCTATTTACTATTAGCAAGTATTTTTGCTGCTGGTTTAGAAGGGATAAAAAATAAAGTTGAACCTCCTCAACCCGTTGACGGAAATATATACGAAATGGGAAAAAAAGAAAAGGATGATAAAAATATTAGATATCTCCCAAGTTCTCTTCAAGAGTCTTTATCTATTCTTAAAAAAGATGAACTAATTAGGGGAGTTTTAGGAGAGCATATATTTTCTAAGTTTATAGAAATGAAAGAAAAAGAGATTGAGGAATATAGAATCGCAGTAACAGATTGGGAAGTCAAAAGATATATCCAACAATTTTAAAAAAAGTACAAAAGAAAGAGGCGCTTTTGTTTTAAGCGTCTCTTTTTTAAATATAATTTTTTTCTTCACCCGGTTTTATTTTACCGTCTAAAAGTAGTTTTTTGATCTCTTCCAATTTTTCTCTAATTTCTATTCCTTTATAACCTTTTTCTAATAGATCTTTTCCAGATATTGAAAGCTTCAAATCTGTTAATTTTTTTAAATATGTATAATAAATATCAACTATTTGTGGAGGTAATTTAACTGCTAAAAATATGAATTGTTCATTATCTAGTGTATTAGTAATTTTGTAAAAAAAGGATAACTCATCTATTTTTCCATATTTATTTAAATGATTGGATATTAATTCATTAGCTCTTTTTACTTGTTGTAGTTTCCTTATAAATTCTTTTGGAAGGCCATATCTTGCAGAAATATTCTTCAAAGATTCTTCACTCGTGTATTGCAAAATAACAAACAAAACTACGTGAAAAATCCTCACTTTATTTAAGTAAAAACGCATATTGTAATTGAAAAAATGCAAAATATCGAAAAGATTTTCTAAATCTTTTTCTAAAGTAGGTGTATAATATGTTTTTTCAAAAAGATGAGAAATAATTTTTAGATTTCCCATCCTTTTTATAGCTTTTAAAGGTTCTTTTTCACAAAGTATTTTTTCAAATTCTTCCCTAATTCTCATTCCAGTAACTTTTTCTAAGTATTCATTTTCTACAGCGTCCTCTAATTTTGTTAAAGTGTTTGAATCAATCTCAAATCCAAACCTTTGCTCAAATCTAATAGCTCTTAAGATTCGTGTTGGATCTTCAATAAATGAAAGTGGATGTAAAATTCTTATGATACCTTTTTCAAGATCTTTTTTACAATTAAAAAAATCAAGAAGCACACCAAAAGATTCTGAGTTCAATTTTATTGCCATTGCATTTATAGAAAAATCTCTTCTGTAAAGGTCTTTTTTAATTGTTGAAAGTTCTACCTTTGGTAATTCTGCAGCTTCTTGATAATACTCAGTTCTTGCAGTTGCTAGATCTATCCTAATAATTTTATTTTCTCCATTTCTGTAAAATATAGAACATGTGTGAAATTTTGGATGTTCGACATATTTTGCCCTCAGTTGTTTTGCTACATATTTTCCAAATATTAAACCATCCCCTTCTACGACTACATCTATATCGTAAGGGAGTGTGTTATTAGTTAATTTATTATCGATTTTTAAAAGTAGGTCTCTTACAAATCCCCCCACTACATAGACGCTTATGCCCTTTTCGTTTCCATAAACACCTATTAATCTTAAAATATTTAAAACAGAGGTTGGTAAAACTTTTTCCATTTCCGAATTTAAATTTTGTGACTGATATTTTTCTCTTAAAATCGGGTTTAAAGTAAAATTTAGAACCCCGTTAGTCGCTCTTAAGAGATCTGTTCGAGTAATTATACCTACAAGTATTCCATCCTTTAAAACTGGTATTCTTCCAACATCAGCTTCTGCCATAATTTTTCTCACTTGAGTTAAAGAAGTTTCAACATCAGTAACTTTTAGATTAGTACTCATAATGGCTTTAATAGGAGCATTTTTTAATCCATGCTTTATAGCTTTTTCAATATCTTTTTTTGTAATAATACCAACTAACTTGTTATTCTGAATTACTGGTAAACCAGAATGGCCAGTCTGGTACATTATTTCACTGGCTCTTTCAACCGTCTCCTCAGATAGTATGGTTCTAACCGGTGAAGACATTATATGCTTTGCTCTCAAAACAGGCAAAAAGGATGATTTTAGTTCATTTTTTATTTTACTTATGACTTGGTTAATATCATACTTTTTCGTTTTTGCGGATCCTGCTTTTCTATGTCCTCCCCCTCCAAAGTGAGATAGTATCTTATTTAAATCTATTTCATCGATTCTTGATCTAGCTACTATATATATGCTCTTCCCCATTCTAGTAACCACAAAAAAAACATCTGGTGTTAAGGCTTCAAATAGCTTATGAGTTATTACATTTAATCCTCCAATGAACTTATCAATCTCTGCATATGCTATATATACATTTATCTCTTCCAAAGTTAGTTCTTGAATATTATTATATAATTTATTAAAAAGATCTTTTTGTTCTTTAGTCATTTCAAGTGAAACGAACTCTTCTATTTCTTCGATGCGTGCACCACCTTTTATAAGTTGTGCAGCAATCTCATGGTCAAGAGAAGTTGTTGTCGGATAAACGAAATTACCTGTATCTTCATGAATTGCTATTAAAAAAAGAGTTTCATAGGTATCAGGAAGTACTATTTTATTTTGTAATAGCTTTTCAAGTAGTATAGTAGTTGCACTTCCCGTTTCTTTAGAGAAGTTTTTACCTTTGATATTTTGTTCTTTTAATTCGGGGTGATGATCGTATATATCAACATCGATTCCTTTCTCAATTAATTGTCTAATTATGGGAGGGATTCTATTAATATCAGCTGTATCAACTACAACTATTTTTTCAATTATTTTGTTGTTTATCACGTCTTCAAATTCTTTTTTGAAATTATTATCTTGAATATAATGAATATCATAGATATTCAAAAATTCTTTCAAATTTTGTTGTGGTTCAGCTTCCAAAACGATTATTGAATCATCGTAAATTAAAGAAGCAGCAACACAGGCCGCAAACCCATCGAAATCAGCATTTTTATGAGTAGTTATAATGGTTTTTGGATTCAAAATAATTTCCCCTTTAATTAAACTTTGTAAAATTTAAAAATACTAATTTCATTATATCATATCCATCTCTTATGAAGGATAAATCAACTATGATATAAAAATTTGACAATGAAGAATTTTCATGGTATAATCCAAAAAATTAAACAGAGGAAGGATTTTAAAAAATGGATATTTATGAAAAATATTTCACAAATAATATATCAAATACAATATTAAATAATGATAGGAGGCGCTCAAGTAGCCGGTGGATCATAAGCACCGGTAAGTTGGGTGCTTATGAAAATGGGGATTAATACCCCTCTATGAAAAAACAATCCATGCGGCTACATCTTTTTTTAGATGTAGCCGTTTTTTTTATGATAACTAATTTTCATATAATTTTGGGAGGTTAAAAGATGAAGAGATTTGATGTAATTGAAGAAAAAATAGATTTGCCATTAGGGTTTAAAGTTTCAGGGATTCATTGTGGAATAAAAAAGTCGAAAAAAGATTTGGGAATGATTTATTCAGAGAAAAAAGCAAATGCAGCTGCAGTATTTACTACAAATAAAGTTAAGGCTGCCCCAGTACTATTAAGTATGGAGCATATAACAGACAACGAAATTCAAGCTGTTATCGTCAATAGTGGAAATGCGAATGCTTGTACAGGTGAAAAAGGTTATTCTGACGCAATGAATATGGCTAAAAAAACAGCATCAGTTTTAGGGTTAAATAAAGAAGACGTATTTGTAGCTTCTACAGGCGTAATCGGTGTACCTTTACCGTTGAATAACATTTTAAGAGGTATCGAAGATTTGCAAAATAAAGTTAATCATGAAGACGAAAATGATTTATTGAATTTAGCTCAGTCTATCATGACTACAGACACTTTCCCAAAGATTTATAGTAAAGATCTATATATTGATGGGAAAAAGATTACTTTAACAGGAGTCGCAAAAGGTTCAGGGATGATTCATCCAAACATGGCAACGATGCTTTCTTTTATTATGACTGATGCAAATATCTCTAAGACAGCTCTAAGTAAAGCCTTAAAAAGTTCAGTTGATAAAACTTTCAATATGATTTCAGTTGATGGGGATACAAGTACCAACGACACCGTTTTAATATTAGCGAATAAAGAAGCCAATAACAAAGAAATTATAGAAGATACTGTAGGTTTTGAATTTTTCCAATCTGCCTTGGATGAAGTAACTTTATATTTAGCTCAAATGATAGCAAAAGATGGAGAAGGAGCAACGAAGCTTGTGGAAATCAGAGTAATAAATGCTAAAACTGAAAAAGATGCAAAATTGATATCAAAAACAATTGCAAAATCTAACTTAGTTAAAACAGCTATATTCGGGGAAGATGCTAATTGGGGAAGGATTTTGGTAGCAGCAGGGTATTCTGGAGCAAACTTTGATCCTAAAAAAGTTGATGTATGGTTCCAAAGTGCATCAGGTAAGATTCAAACATGTTGCAATGGATCCTTCAAGGAATTCAGCGAAGAGAAGGCAAAATTAATTCTCAAAGAAAAGACAATAAGAATTATTGTTGATCTAAAAGATGGAGATGAAAAAGCGGATTCATGGGGTTGTGATTTAAGTTATGAATACGTAAAAATAAATGGAGGATACAGAACATGATTAAAGAAGAAAAATTTTTGGATGAAATTAAAAAAGCAGAGGTTTTAGTTGAAGCTCTACCGTATATCAAAAAGTTTTCAGGTAAAGTTGCCGTGATTAAATTTGGGGGTAACGCTATGAAAGATTCACTAATAAAAAAGATGGTTGCTCAAGATATAGTTCTTATGAAATATGTTGGATTAAACCCAGTTGTAGTTCATGGTGGTGGCCCTGAAATAACTAAATTTTTAAAAGATTTAAATGTTGAAACAAATTTTGTAAACGGATTGAGAGTAACTGATGGAAAAACTATGGAAATTGTTGAAATGGTGCTTGTTGGTAAAGTGAATAAAGATATAACCTCATTGATAAACAAAATGGGAGGTAAAGCAGTAGGATTAAGTGGGAAAGATTCAAATTTGCTTGAAGCAAAAAAGGAACTTTCCAACGGGGATCTAGGCTTTGTAGGTGAGGTTGTTAATGTAAATAAAGATATTCTAAATATACTAATCAATAAAGGATATATCCCTGTAATAGCCCCTTGTGCAATTGGCATAGATGGAAACACTTACAATGTAAACGCGGATCTTGCTGCCAGTAAAATAGCGGCTGCATTAAATGCTGAAAAATTTATACTTTTAACCGATGTAGAAGGTATTTTAAAAGACAAAGGAAACAAGGATAGTGTCATTTCAAGGGTAAATTTAAGTCAAGCAAAAGAATTGTTAGATGCAAAATATGTTAGTGAAGGAATGGTTCCAAAGTTGCAATGTTGTATTGAAGCAGTAGAAAGTGGAGTAAAAAGGGTTCACATTATAGACGGTAGAATATCCCACTCTTTACTTTTAGAAATATACACTGATAAAGGTGTGGGTACAATGATAGCAAAGGAGTGTTTTGATGATGACAATCTCTGAAGATAAAAAGTATGTTATGAACACATATTCAAGATTCCCTATAACTCTTGTCAAAGGAGAAGGCGTAAAAGTCTGGGATAAAGATGGTAAAGAGTATCTTGATTTTGTTGGGGGGATAGCGGTTAACGCTTTAGGGCATTCTCATCAAGCGGTAGTGAATGCAATTAAAGAGCAAGCTGATAAGTTGATACACTGTTCTAATCTTTATTGGACAGAAAATCAAATAGAGTTAGCAAAGTTGATATGTGAAAACTCTTTTGGAAAAAGTGTGTTTTTTTGCAATAGCGGAGCGGAAGCAAATGAAGGAGCAATAAAATTAGCAAGAAAATATGGAAATACAAAATACAAAGGGAAAAGATACAAGATTATTACCGCTAAAAATTCTTTTCACGGAAGAACATACGGAGCTTTAACGGCAACGGGACAGATTAAGTATCATAATGGATTTGAACCACTCTTAGATGGGTTTGTATATGTAGATTACAACGATTTAAATTCGTTACAATCAGCCGTAGATGAGAATACTTGTGCCATTATGTTAGAGGTTATTCAAGGTGAAGGTGGCGTGAATGAAGCTGATAGTAATTATCTTAAAGAAGTCAAAAATTTATGTGAAAAAAATGATTTACTTTTAATTTTTGATGAAGTTCAAACAGGAATTGGAAGAACAGGAAAACTTTTCGCTTATGAACATTCAGGGGTAGTACCAGATGTGATGACATTAGCTAAGGCTTTAGGTGGGGGTGTTCCTATTGGTGCTTTGGTTGTGAATGAAAAGGCAGATATTTTCGTTCCTGGTAACCATGCTTCAACTTTTGGAGGAAATCCATTGGCTTGTGCAGCTGGCAAAATTGTAATGAATATAATTTCTCAAAAAAGTTTTCTAGATGAGGTGAAAGAAAAGGGAGAATACTTCAAAGGAGAGTTGGAAAAATTAAAATCAAAATTTTCTATTATAAAGAAGGTAAAAGGGAAAGGGTTAATGTTGGGGGTTGAATTAGATACAAATGATGGAAGTAAAATAGTTAAAAAATCTATGGAAAAAGGACTTTTAATCAACGTAATAAATCATAACATCCTAAGATTCGTTCCACCATTAATTATTTCTAAAAAGGAAATAAAAGATGGAATAGAGATACTTAAAGATGTTTTTTTGGAAATGAATTCTTGAGGGAGGGTTAAAATGCCTAAAAATAATAGAAAAGGAAACGCCTGATAGTGTACTAGGAACTTTGGGAGGGCAAACCGATTTTTATCGCAACACACAGAAAAAATCTTTCAGTGAAAATAATAAAATAAATTATTAGAAGAGGTGAATTCATTATGAAAAAAGGGGACAAAGTTGTATTGGCATATTCAGGAGGGCTAGACACATCTGTAATAATACCATGGTTGAAAGAAAAGTATCAATGTGAAATTATCGCAGTATGTATCGATGTTGGACAGGGAGATGAAACTAACTCAATAGAAGAAAAAGCTATTTTAAGTGGAGCTAGTAAAGTATATGTTGAAGACGTAACAGAAGAGTTTATAACTGATTATATTTATCCCACTTTAAAAGCAGGGGCAGTTTATGAAGGTAAATATTTATT
Protein-coding sequences here:
- the ribF gene encoding riboflavin biosynthesis protein RibF — protein: MYVATIGIFDGVHKGHQYILKNALELSQNLKLAPLIIMFKYPAEKYIGGFEGLILPSWRRKDICEKMGFKVLIKDLQEVWGVPHQEYLDNLIKMGVKGFVCGEDFTFGKDAYGNVDYLKTVGRNKGLVVKVLNDLKKYGNRVSSSAIKREIKLGNIPNANEMLGRPWTLEGKVYEDRHLGFKLGFPTANIDISEREEILLPKYGVYLVKGQIKGQSGTLWGLMNVGLRPTFIEEKKEPKVEVYFLDFFGDLYGNYIIIEVLEFIREEVKFENEKQLIRAMEKDEDYARKIIQKHYL
- a CDS encoding M3 family oligoendopeptidase produces the protein MPNWDLTFFYSSPEDKKIKRDFEESLKLTKDLKKNYYHKLSDPSLTPEEMKNFFLELEEIFKKNYFASQYCNLFYASNTQNETAQKLFQMSMDYNSKLDVESSFWKPVLLKQGEKKLEEFLASEILKDYTHVIEKLIKSKQHVLSEDAEKVLAAMYNSSRGGFEDLYERLVSSYEFELEIDGITQKLTDPQIRSLRRRPEARLRREAMKTFFSRYDQDKIVFEKTYNSIVKNYDTEASLRNFREPISMRNLANEVEDDIVKTVIDVTTERTYMVHKYYKWKGKKLGIEQTLADIYAPLEKIQKKYSFDEAKAIVLESYYEFDEEVGEIVESFFKENRIDSDIRKGKRGGAFASYAIPNRKPFILLNYTGNLSDVGTLAHELGHGVHGTLSSQQNIWNYHTPLTMAEVASVFGEMLVIDKLLPTLSKEEKVAFIASKVEEMFATMFRQNMIGRFEITSHQLIGENGSANWKELANVYREELKIMFGDSVKIPDEYCYEWATIPHIFSTPFYVYAYNFANLLVLAIFEKYKQEGKVFVPKYKELLKSGSSDSPQKLLEKIGINIKERKFWENGFNYIEREFINKLS
- a CDS encoding MBL fold metallo-hydrolase; this translates as MKVQRVETSGELMTNTYIINEDTIIDPGEGIGEYIPKDKEVVVLLTHAHYDHILGLSELNVKQLYVHPLDVEILKDPIKNFSYYVKKPFSWNNGWEDITETFEVIHTPGHTPGSCVIHLENYLFTGDTLFYDSIGRVDLEGGSFQDMKKSLKILKDYLLTLPKDTIIAPGHMALGKISDVMEFNSYLK
- the glnA gene encoding type I glutamate--ammonia ligase; the protein is MTKDELLEEVKKQGIKYIRLQITDINGTLKNVEIPSTQLESSLNYGTMFDGSSIEGLVRINESDMLLKPDIETFTVLPWTVEREKVGRFICDIYTPEGTHFIGDPRYVLKKVINEMKEFGYSPYAGPEPEFFILPRDEKSRDPLLIPLDKGGYFDLLPIDLGERVRKSMVETLQGMGIKVEAAHHEVANSQHEIDFRYDYALKTADNIQTFKLVVRTIALLNGLWATFMPKPFFGMNGSGMHTHLSIFKEGINIFYDKNKPYEISDEMKWFIGGLFQHIDAITALANPTINSYKRLVPGYEAPVNVAWSVVNRSALVRIPMTRGDGTRLELRSPDPTANPYLLLASIFAAGLEGIKNKVEPPQPVDGNIYEMGKKEKDDKNIRYLPSSLQESLSILKKDELIRGVLGEHIFSKFIEMKEKEIEEYRIAVTDWEVKRYIQQF
- a CDS encoding CBS domain-containing protein; translated protein: MNPKTIITTHKNADFDGFAACVAASLIYDDSIIVLEAEPQQNLKEFLNIYDIHYIQDNNFKKEFEDVINNKIIEKIVVVDTADINRIPPIIRQLIEKGIDVDIYDHHPELKEQNIKGKNFSKETGSATTILLEKLLQNKIVLPDTYETLFLIAIHEDTGNFVYPTTTSLDHEIAAQLIKGGARIEEIEEFVSLEMTKEQKDLFNKLYNNIQELTLEEINVYIAYAEIDKFIGGLNVITHKLFEALTPDVFFVVTRMGKSIYIVARSRIDEIDLNKILSHFGGGGHRKAGSAKTKKYDINQVISKIKNELKSSFLPVLRAKHIMSSPVRTILSEETVERASEIMYQTGHSGLPVIQNNKLVGIITKKDIEKAIKHGLKNAPIKAIMSTNLKVTDVETSLTQVRKIMAEADVGRIPVLKDGILVGIITRTDLLRATNGVLNFTLNPILREKYQSQNLNSEMEKVLPTSVLNILRLIGVYGNEKGISVYVVGGFVRDLLLKIDNKLTNNTLPYDIDVVVEGDGLIFGKYVAKQLRAKYVEHPKFHTCSIFYRNGENKIIRIDLATARTEYYQEAAELPKVELSTIKKDLYRRDFSINAMAIKLNSESFGVLLDFFNCKKDLEKGIIRILHPLSFIEDPTRILRAIRFEQRFGFEIDSNTLTKLEDAVENEYLEKVTGMRIREEFEKILCEKEPLKAIKRMGNLKIISHLFEKTYYTPTLEKDLENLFDILHFFNYNMRFYLNKVRIFHVVLFVILQYTSEESLKNISARYGLPKEFIRKLQQVKRANELISNHLNKYGKIDELSFFYKITNTLDNEQFIFLAVKLPPQIVDIYYTYLKKLTDLKLSISGKDLLEKGYKGIEIREKLEEIKKLLLDGKIKPGEEKNYI
- the argJ gene encoding bifunctional ornithine acetyltransferase/N-acetylglutamate synthase; translated protein: MDLPLGFKVSGIHCGIKKSKKDLGMIYSEKKANAAAVFTTNKVKAAPVLLSMEHITDNEIQAVIVNSGNANACTGEKGYSDAMNMAKKTASVLGLNKEDVFVASTGVIGVPLPLNNILRGIEDLQNKVNHEDENDLLNLAQSIMTTDTFPKIYSKDLYIDGKKITLTGVAKGSGMIHPNMATMLSFIMTDANISKTALSKALKSSVDKTFNMISVDGDTSTNDTVLILANKEANNKEIIEDTVGFEFFQSALDEVTLYLAQMIAKDGEGATKLVEIRVINAKTEKDAKLISKTIAKSNLVKTAIFGEDANWGRILVAAGYSGANFDPKKVDVWFQSASGKIQTCCNGSFKEFSEEKAKLILKEKTIRIIVDLKDGDEKADSWGCDLSYEYVKINGGYRT
- the argB gene encoding acetylglutamate kinase translates to MIKEEKFLDEIKKAEVLVEALPYIKKFSGKVAVIKFGGNAMKDSLIKKMVAQDIVLMKYVGLNPVVVHGGGPEITKFLKDLNVETNFVNGLRVTDGKTMEIVEMVLVGKVNKDITSLINKMGGKAVGLSGKDSNLLEAKKELSNGDLGFVGEVVNVNKDILNILINKGYIPVIAPCAIGIDGNTYNVNADLAASKIAAALNAEKFILLTDVEGILKDKGNKDSVISRVNLSQAKELLDAKYVSEGMVPKLQCCIEAVESGVKRVHIIDGRISHSLLLEIYTDKGVGTMIAKECFDDDNL
- a CDS encoding acetylornithine transaminase: MTISEDKKYVMNTYSRFPITLVKGEGVKVWDKDGKEYLDFVGGIAVNALGHSHQAVVNAIKEQADKLIHCSNLYWTENQIELAKLICENSFGKSVFFCNSGAEANEGAIKLARKYGNTKYKGKRYKIITAKNSFHGRTYGALTATGQIKYHNGFEPLLDGFVYVDYNDLNSLQSAVDENTCAIMLEVIQGEGGVNEADSNYLKEVKNLCEKNDLLLIFDEVQTGIGRTGKLFAYEHSGVVPDVMTLAKALGGGVPIGALVVNEKADIFVPGNHASTFGGNPLACAAGKIVMNIISQKSFLDEVKEKGEYFKGELEKLKSKFSIIKKVKGKGLMLGVELDTNDGSKIVKKSMEKGLLINVINHNILRFVPPLIISKKEIKDGIEILKDVFLEMNS